The Salinivibrio kushneri genomic interval CAGGATATGACAAAGACCTTTCCATTTACATGACATTCCAACCCGGGTCACAGCCCCGGGGGTGAAACTGCGTTTAGATCAAATAAAACAGCAGTTTATATTTTTGTCTGTCTAGTTAAGTAGTAGCATTTGCTTACAAAGTTAGTCTGCAGGGTAATTGCCAATGAAGCTGATGTTTAAAACGAAGATACTGCTACTTGCCATCGTGCCACTGATCGCCTCGATGCTGATTATGAGTGCGGTAACGGCCTATAACGAACAGGCATTAATAGAGGAAAATATTGCTACGTTTCGGGACAAGCTGGTTAACGAGCGTAAAAAGCAACTAAAAGAAGTCACTCAGGTGGCGGAAAACATCGTTAAGCGTATTAATCCTGGCACCAGTGATGATCGCTTGGCCGAGGTGAAAACAGCGCTCACAGATGTACAGTTTGGTGACGCGGGTTACTTTTTTATTTACAACAAACAGGGGATCAATGTGTTTCATCCTGTTAAGCCTGCGCTTGAAGGGAAAAACCTGATTGATTTTACCGATCCGAAAGGCAACAAGGTCATTCAGGGCCTGCTTGAGGCCGCACAACGTGGCGATGGCTACTTCAATTTTATGTTTGATAAGCCGGGTACCGATGCGCTGATTGATAAAATAGGCTATGCGGTAATGGTGAATAACGGTCAGTGGCTATTAGGCACAGGTGCCTACACCGATGACATTGAGCAAGAGGTCGCAGCCTATCGCACCGACGCAAAGCAAACCCTGGATGCGCAAATTTTCCGTTTAACCTTGCTTGGGCTAGGTACGGTAGTGATTACCGGCTTATTAGTGAGTTGGTTTGCGCAGCGTATTGGTGAGCCGGTGAAAAACATGCTCGATAAGCTTAATGATATCGCCAGTGGCGAGGGTGATCTCACTCAGCGCTTGCACGTGCATGGCCATGATGAGATCGCTCAACTTGGCCATGCGTTTAATCGTTTTGTAGAGAAACTGCAGCAGACTATTCAGCGTGTGGCGCAAGTGACGGCACAAGTAAACAGCACCGCCAGTGATATGGCTCAGCAAACATCTGCGGTAGCGCAAAAACTACAAACCCATGATAACGAGACCGAGCAAGTGGTCACCGCGGTAACAGAAATGAGCTCTGCTGCGCAGGAAGTGGCACAGAACACTACTCAGGTTGCTGATGCCGCTACGTCTGCCACCCAAGACGCCCAGAATGCACAAACCCAAGTGCATGAATCTATCTCGTCGGTTGAGCGGTTGGTAGCGAAAATGGGTGAGTCGAGCGGGCAGGTGGACCAGCTTAAAGCCCAGTCGGACAAGATCACCTCGGTGCTGTCTGTGATTGGTGAGATTGCCGAGCAAACCAATCTACTGGCGCTGAATGCGGCGATTGAAGCGGCCCGTGCGGGTGAGCAGGGGAGAGGCTTTGCGGTAGTGGCTGATGAAGTGCGCACCTTGGCCAGTCGCACCCAAACCAGCACTCATGAGATCCGTGACATGCTCGATGGCCTGCATGTGCATGTGGATAGTGCGGTCAAAACCATAGCCGACAGTGATCAAGAGTGCCAAAACATGGC includes:
- a CDS encoding methyl-accepting chemotaxis protein; the protein is MKLMFKTKILLLAIVPLIASMLIMSAVTAYNEQALIEENIATFRDKLVNERKKQLKEVTQVAENIVKRINPGTSDDRLAEVKTALTDVQFGDAGYFFIYNKQGINVFHPVKPALEGKNLIDFTDPKGNKVIQGLLEAAQRGDGYFNFMFDKPGTDALIDKIGYAVMVNNGQWLLGTGAYTDDIEQEVAAYRTDAKQTLDAQIFRLTLLGLGTVVITGLLVSWFAQRIGEPVKNMLDKLNDIASGEGDLTQRLHVHGHDEIAQLGHAFNRFVEKLQQTIQRVAQVTAQVNSTASDMAQQTSAVAQKLQTHDNETEQVVTAVTEMSSAAQEVAQNTTQVADAATSATQDAQNAQTQVHESISSVERLVAKMGESSGQVDQLKAQSDKITSVLSVIGEIAEQTNLLALNAAIEAARAGEQGRGFAVVADEVRTLASRTQTSTHEIRDMLDGLHVHVDSAVKTIADSDQECQNMATISSEIGERITSVSAAFSQVNDMTSQIASAASEQTTVTEDIHRNLISIRDIVTSLLNASETSSHAAEELSSLGQDLDTLVGQFKVA